In Agromyces archimandritae, one genomic interval encodes:
- a CDS encoding BCCT family transporter, whose product MDVADEQRPRHSARHASETPARSEGRVKKALKRAVDAPVTPHPGLIPGIGVEQTGTTFPTNTAVFIGAVVVTLGVIAWAFIWPDNLAAVGAVSLDWVTVNFGWLFTALAIAIGLFMLVVGYGRTGGIRLGADDEKPEFSTGSWVAMLFAAGLGIGLLFYGPLEPLTYFLSPSPSQSVDGGTSEAVLPAMAQTVLHWGPMAWAFYALVGGAIAYNAYRRGRAPLISALFEPVFPGATHRVLGRIIDFFAIIVTLFGTAVSLGIGALQIQSGFVIVTGIGPLGNAFLVGTIAVLTALFVGSAVSGVKRGIRLLSNTNMILTGLLGLFLLVVGPTVFLLNIMPGSLVEFVDQLGRMLTLNANDGEEAVAFLGSWTTYYWAWWVSWAPFVGMFIAKISRGRTLREFVTTVVLVPSAIVIAWFVVYGGTAIWMTMQGEDLQSGGTSEEVLFQILQRLPVGMITSVVAMVAVVIFFVTAADSASIVMGSMSQGGRPEPAKWVTITWGGLLGLIAIALLLAGGQSTLSGLQALMVVSALPFAIIIIGMMFSWAKDLRTDPYIIRRKYARAAIAQGVRRGIDEYGDDFVFGASEVPADEGAGAGFDSEDPALTEWYVDATTGAIETVTPEDVQRTLEPGHIQPRGVDVPERAASGEASQVVGEHRKKRRKPGDAAPGEDVPGEDVPEDGTGDGEAGGTGDGTDREE is encoded by the coding sequence ATGGACGTGGCGGACGAGCAGCGGCCCCGGCATTCGGCACGACACGCCTCCGAGACCCCGGCGCGATCCGAAGGCCGGGTGAAGAAGGCGCTGAAGCGTGCGGTGGATGCCCCGGTCACCCCGCACCCGGGGCTCATCCCCGGGATCGGCGTCGAGCAGACCGGCACGACGTTCCCCACGAACACGGCGGTGTTCATCGGGGCGGTGGTCGTCACCCTCGGCGTCATCGCCTGGGCGTTCATCTGGCCCGACAACCTCGCCGCGGTCGGTGCGGTCTCCCTCGACTGGGTGACGGTCAACTTCGGCTGGCTGTTCACCGCCCTGGCGATCGCGATCGGGCTCTTCATGCTCGTCGTCGGCTACGGCCGCACCGGCGGCATCCGCCTCGGCGCCGACGACGAGAAACCCGAGTTCTCCACGGGGTCCTGGGTCGCGATGCTGTTCGCCGCCGGCCTCGGCATCGGCCTGCTGTTCTACGGGCCGTTGGAACCCCTGACGTACTTCTTGAGCCCGTCGCCGAGTCAGAGCGTCGACGGCGGGACGAGCGAGGCGGTCCTGCCGGCGATGGCGCAGACCGTGCTGCACTGGGGCCCGATGGCGTGGGCCTTCTACGCCCTCGTCGGCGGCGCCATCGCCTACAACGCCTACCGTCGCGGGCGCGCGCCGCTGATCTCCGCGCTCTTCGAGCCGGTCTTCCCGGGGGCGACGCATCGGGTGCTCGGGCGCATCATCGACTTCTTCGCGATCATCGTCACCCTGTTCGGCACCGCGGTCTCGCTCGGCATCGGCGCGCTGCAGATCCAGAGCGGGTTCGTGATCGTCACCGGCATCGGGCCGCTCGGCAACGCCTTCCTCGTCGGCACGATCGCCGTGCTGACGGCCCTGTTCGTGGGGTCGGCCGTCTCGGGCGTGAAGCGCGGCATCCGCCTGCTGTCGAACACGAACATGATCCTGACCGGCCTCCTCGGCCTGTTCCTCCTCGTCGTGGGGCCGACGGTGTTCCTCCTGAACATCATGCCGGGCAGCCTCGTCGAGTTCGTGGATCAGCTGGGGCGGATGCTCACCCTGAACGCGAACGACGGGGAGGAGGCCGTGGCCTTCCTCGGCTCGTGGACGACGTACTACTGGGCGTGGTGGGTGTCGTGGGCGCCGTTCGTCGGCATGTTCATCGCGAAGATCTCGCGCGGGCGTACGCTCCGCGAGTTCGTCACGACCGTCGTGCTCGTCCCTTCCGCGATCGTGATCGCGTGGTTCGTCGTCTACGGCGGCACCGCGATCTGGATGACGATGCAGGGTGAGGACCTGCAGAGCGGCGGCACGAGCGAGGAGGTGCTGTTCCAGATCCTGCAACGGCTGCCGGTGGGCATGATCACCTCGGTGGTCGCCATGGTCGCCGTCGTCATCTTCTTCGTCACGGCCGCCGATTCGGCCTCGATCGTGATGGGGTCGATGTCGCAGGGCGGGCGGCCCGAGCCGGCGAAGTGGGTGACGATCACCTGGGGCGGGCTGCTCGGCCTCATCGCGATCGCCCTGCTCCTGGCCGGCGGACAGTCGACGCTGTCGGGGCTGCAGGCGCTCATGGTGGTCTCGGCGCTGCCGTTCGCGATCATCATCATCGGGATGATGTTCTCCTGGGCGAAGGATCTGCGCACCGACCCGTACATCATCCGTCGCAAGTACGCGCGTGCGGCGATCGCGCAGGGCGTGCGCCGCGGCATCGACGAGTACGGCGACGACTTCGTGTTCGGTGCGAGCGAGGTGCCGGCCGACGAGGGTGCCGGTGCCGGTTTCGACAGCGAGGACCCTGCGCTGACCGAATGGTATGTGGATGCCACGACCGGCGCCATCGAGACGGTCACGCCCGAGGACGTGCAGCGGACGCTGGAGCCCGGTCACATCCAGCCGCGGGGTGTGGATGTGCCGGAGCGCGCCGCATCGGGCGAGGCGTCGCAGGTCGTCGGCGAGCACCGCAAGAAGCGCCGGAAGCCCGGCGACGCGGCGCCCGGCGAAGACGTGCCCGGCGAAGACGTGCCCGAAGACGGCACCGGCGACGGCGAAGCCGGCGGCACGGGCGACGGCACGGACCGCGAGGAGTGA